The Acipenser ruthenus chromosome 15, fAciRut3.2 maternal haplotype, whole genome shotgun sequence genomic sequence gatgcaatTGTAAATATAGTAGTAAACACATACAAATTTAAGAAGATACGTATTCGCACATTTGTACTATCCGCTACAGTAGGTGGGGTGCAGGGTGTTGGGGCAATGAAGGCAGAATTTGATGCTGTAATGCAGACTCAACAATTGCTTTGCCAGGATTATTAGCTCAGGGAGGCCACAAAGAGGTTGACAATCTGTGAGGGGTCCTGTGATTTCACAACCCACAGCATGAGCTACAACATTCAGAACATTACTGAGCTCTCAGTGGACCTCTAGCTTGAACAACATACTGAACATTGTCCATAAACAGATATTTTAAGAAGTTAGCAAGTGCAATGTTTAGAATGCCTTTTTAGGTTAATATTGATATCTGGTACTGATTTCAAGACATTGTAGAATATCTCACAAACCTTTGGATTACTAATTCACTAAATCAACCAATTATAATCAAACCCCAAGCTTCAATTGTGATTGTGATGGCATGTAGGAAACAAAATCCATATTAAGATTAAACCAGTTAGGTGTTTCACAAAGCTAAATAGGAACTAGTGCACTGGCTCAGTGGACAGCATACCCTCTGTAGACCCAAACAGCCAGCTGCTGTCAATGACTGGTGactaccttgaaaaaaaaaaaagacttgtgaTAACTCCATCTGATGGATCTGTTTGACTACAGAAAGTACCGCAGTGAAAAAGGAGGAATGTGCATGGTTGTAAAATGTGCGACATGACCAAGTGTGCTCCATGTATCCCACAGTTTTCTACCAGCAAAGGATGAAACAGGTGTCACAGCCAGTGAAGGCATCGAAAACAGTAAGGGCATTGCTTAAGCCAAGAGACTTGTTTCATGTACTGCTACAGTATGTACCTGATGTGCTTTCCACTGTCAAAGGCAACCATCATTTTACTGACAGCCAGGTGCTGGAATGAAGATATGGCCAGGACCAGCACATCAGAGTCCATTAAATGAAACATGACTTGCTTGCAGCCTTGCTTTGCTGCATCAGCTGCATGGAAAAACAGCTTGAATCTCTGAAGTGGCAAATACTTGTTTTCTCTTCTGCTATATGTCTTGAGAATCCGGATAGCTCTGTCTTGGTAGAATCTACTCTTGCTAGTTCTTAGGGGTGTGGTTGTGTCATCAAGATGCCTGTACCCTTTCCTTTCTCTCGTCGGCCAAGCTGTTTCATTATGTACATGTCCCATACTATATTGACTCTTAGGAAAAGCAACACTGTGCAATAACTTAAATACAGAACATAACTAAAACTAATGTCTGATAGAAAACTTCAAAGTAGAATTGTGTTTAAGGAATGACAGGAAAAAAGGATTGGTAAAATTAAGATTTGTTCTAAAAGGAACAGACTAGACTGGACCTAACGCGTTGGATCTCATCAGATAAGAAACAGCTGTGTTTGTATTATAAAttgtgaaaaatgttttttttgaaataaaacaaacaaaaaaaccaaacaaacaagcaaaaacagataaataaataaaaaaaatgtttataactttacttacctgtgttatttttgtatttcggTTTTGGGCTGTTTTTGGCTGGTTTCAAAAATACAATTTGGCTACTTTTAGGCTGGTTACTTCCAAACTTTGGAAGACAAATCTGGCAGCGTTGCCTGTGACACTGAAACTAAAATTGTTACGCTTACCATCTCAATCAGGATTTCTCTCCCTGTGTAGTTAATACACATGAAGAAACAAAAGAAATTGTAATATTTCTGCAACGATCTGGagcacatacagtatgtgaaagAATGAAAGTAATTTAAATGTCTCCCTATCCAGAAAGGTTTACAAGGTGAAAGTTTAACATGCCAAGTTTGCTGATTTTATGATTAAAAGCATAATTTTGTCAATGTTTTCACATATCCACTGCACAATAGGATTTTAAAGTATGATGTTTTTCTGAGACTACCTATATTATAATACCACCAGTGGTCTATATAAATGCATGGCTCAGGCTTAAAATTGGATTTCTACCACtgaattacatttaatttgtacagcaaaggcacattttttcccctcattttCCAATAATGGAAACGTCTCTGTCAAAAGGCACTCATTCTATTAGTGAAATTACATGGTATGATGAGGTTTAAATCAACAGGATGCAAACATTCCATATATccttatattatatttatacatTCAATTAACCGTTTTCATTTGTGCACTACAGGTAGTTTAAGAAACATATGAAACCAAAATGCAACATTTGTGGTAAATTAATGTTAATTGTCGTTTTCTGTGGCTTCCAAACAGCCAGTATCACCAGTTGTTAGCAATTCTAAGAAGGATGCAATCTCTTATTAAAGTGTTTTGATTTCACCCCAGAGGTGGATCAAAGCATATTACCGATTGCAAAGCATGATGGTCGCTGGGCCAATAGAGCAAAACAATTtgggtgctcccgagtggcgcatccggtaaaggatAAAGGCGCTCTGCTTGGAGTGCATGATAcgcctatagcctggacgtcgccggttcgagtccaggctattgcaCTGCCGACCGGGGTACCAGGGTGTCCttcgcacaccagcgacccctgtggtctggccgggcgcctgcaggcttgcctgtaagctgcccagagctgcgttgtcctccgacgctgtagctctgagatggttgcatggtgggcctgcagtgtgtaaaagaagcggtcggctgaaggcacatgctttggaggaaagcgtgtgttcgtcttcgccactcccgagtcagcgcgggggtggtagcggtgagctgagcctaaaaataattggctattccaatttggggagaaaatgataatgTCAATGGGTTCTCAAGGCTTTATTAAGGAGATGTACAGACGACTAgaaaaaaactacaataatatGTCTGTCTGTGAATTTTTATAATAAGTAGCTTAactatatttatatacaaaatgtataatactaaaagaaaaaaaaatatgaaatatgttttgactagaagttttTCCTCAGTGCCTTTAAAAACATCACGAGAGAATTCCATTCTAAACGGTTGTCATAGCGTTGTATACATTTCTTTACCTATtactaaataaaccatttagTCCCCCATGGAGCTATTTTTTGTTGGACCTGCGTTTTCAAATAAAGTGATCAATTCAATtatagattttattattattattatttttacaataatacTATGTGTCCTATTTTTTGGAAACTCACATgtgagcactgcaaaaacaagGAACCAGATTAGGgtaaaacctatatatatatatttttcaatttcacagttttttttttcttttctgggtTAATCATGTAGGCAAGCTGGAATGTTAGTTTTAAGAGCtgctttaaatatatttgaataaGGCACAGTTAGGCACTGGCCAAGTCATATAGCCATTAGTTTCATTGGTTAGCTCTTACtcttttcaattgttttaaaGCTTGAGTAATGTGCCAATAAACATCTGTGTTTAACCCATTGTTTATgtagtgtatttttgtattagatGTGCCACATTTAACTGGTTTCATAATACAGTAAGTCATTATTGTAAGTAATTGCCTCACTATTTAACAATGGATTCATTggacatatatactgtatagtctTAACCCATTGATCTAGCGTTGAAATAAGGGTTAATTACATTGGGATGTAATTAACCCTCGGCTATACTTGTCCTTATCAAATAAACTTCATATAAATACGGATTTGTAAAGTTATATAAGCCTGGGAAGATTCTTCCATAAGAATACTAAAGCACCACTTCAACAAAGTTCCAATTTACAGGGAACTAGGGATTATACTTACCTTTGTTGTACTAGGACTGAACATTGTTGCCAACCCTTCACTTCAAAAGTTACGTTCAGCGCAGCAATAACAATTACATTGTATGTTTGAGAAAGTGTATACAACATACATCTTCTTGTATTTATCCAATGTTATTTCAAGTTAGTTAAGAATTAAAATTACAAGTTAGTTTAGCATTGCAGAGGTAAAAATGACCGTTTTATCATAAAGAATACAATAATTtccatatatttatatgtgtgtgtgtgtgtgtgtgtatatatgcatatatatatatatatatatatatatatatatatatatatatatatatatatatatatatatatatatatatatatataatatcaattATATGCACTCAATTCTTAAATATTTTTTGAATATTGAAATGTGCTAAGTGgcttatacaaaaaacaaaacaaacgaaaaaaGCATGCTGAATACCACTAAAACCCCCAATAAATAATGGTGATTATAAATATGCAGTTTCTAAAGTACTCACAAAGTCCTGGTGTTTGAAGGAAACTTGGGTATCACATCAATATCCGAGCAAGTAATTTTAAACGTCTTCCACTCAGAGCATTCGCAAATAGCAGGACAGGATTCCAAATCTTCCACAGTACCAGTTGCACTTATCATAAAAAGTGTAATCAACAAACGGTTTATCAGTGCCATTCTTTCACAATGTCCAGTTACACACtctttttcttaaaaaaaggTTTACTGTCAAACTGCTCGGTTTGACAGTAGATGTTTACCACCAGAAATGCTGGTTAAtctaaaatgatattgcaagtgaAGCGTTTCAAAAATACATCAAATTAGTTATGCGTACAGTGAATAGGTTATAtctgtaatgttttctttacacGATTTTTCCTTCCGCGTATAGTATTTTTGTATCACTTTagctttttaaattaacaatgttACATACATGATATTGTAACTTTGTTTCGCTTCTATGCCAAACTAGCAGCCTGTCTGTATCGGCTTCTTACTTTGTACAATGATGTACGATGTAAGACATGCAGTAGTGGGCTCTGTGTGGTCTTCTGGTCTGTGTTGCGGGTAAGTGCACTTGAGTGAAGAATGATGCTTCGAGGCGCTCTGGTGTTTGTTCTGTAATCTACAGTTTACCGTTACCATCACTTACCACAGTAAGTggtatattgaaataataaaaaaaaaacaatattactgATGTAATATTGtttaggaggctgtatggtccagtggttaaagaaaaaggcttgtaaccaggaggtctctggttcaaatcccccctcagccactgactcattgtgtgaccctgagcaagtcacttaacctccttgtgctccgtctttcgggtgagacgtagttgtaaagtgactctgcagctgatgcatagttcacacaccctagtcactgtaagtcgctttggataaaggcgtctgctaaataaacaaataataataatgtcgcaAACTAGTACTACTGTGATAATTGTTATTGCATGTATAAGACGGTTACTGTATACTAAGAACAATCATTTGTGTTATAagctttaaagtttaaatattttCACAAACTTTACATTATGCTACAAAACACTGAatgcaaaatatatttaattcaaaCTATAGTACGCTCTGTAAACTGCTGTTCAATTTAGTTCaaccaaaaatgttttttgacaatttttttttcttggttttatCCTGGAAACACCTTCAGATGTCGCTGTTGCATCCATGggcgtaactagctatgaggacacccgaggtcgtgtcctcggttgtttttgTGTATCATAAATGtcgatgctcatgtaaaaattctggtaaagtagactctttaaaaaaagactccttaattttctctgttggtttacCTTGTAAcattggaggttgaatagtaaataccaagcactATAAAAACTGCCATCTAGCTTGAAACCGAAGCTTGTAAGTTATTTTGTTAATATATGGATTATCACATAATGTAAACTCACTGCTGGTCTCTCAGAAGGTACAGTAGGGGATACTAATTAATAGGACTTCAAACATGACTTATTTGACTGATGCATAAATGATGATACATAACCCTGTGAACGCAAATAAGAAAGAATGAAACGGCGTATCAAACGTTAATGTTAAttcacattattttgtattttaaattacaatgatttaaaacatttataCTCAATTTCGAGTTTCACTTTGCAGATCACGTTGGTTATGCTTGCTTCCGGCAATTAACGTATTTTGTTACTGTcgctttaaaaaaatactgctttactgcactttgataaaaaaaaaaaaaaaaaaatcctgcttctTGTGAAAGGGCGGGTCTATTGGCGCAAATATTCTGTTAGGCATATTTGTAGACGACCATTACCATGGCTTTCCTTTACATAtgacacaacagtagctgactctggATTTGCTGGGCGCTGTAGTTTTTTTACCCATCCCCGCTGTGTCTTTCTATACTCGAATTTTACACTAAGAACCACATCTCCCTGCCTTGCTTGCGACGCCGCCTGTAGGTCCTCCCAGTCTTCCTGTTTTAGGGCGGCCAGTTCAAGTTGCCATAGCTGCAGTAATAGAAAGTGAAATAGCAGTTGCAGGTAAAATGATGTGATTTGAGTTAATGTGAGTTTGTTACAAGCAGGTAAGACAGACTCATTTCTTTGTGTTGCTATATTACCAAATCGTAGACGTTCACCAATCATCAGACGTCAGCGGTTATTTCGGTTTTTCTGCTGTCATCTGTCAAAATGGAAAGCTGTTGCTAAATTGTGCACTTACTTTTTCGCCAATAAAACATCGATAAATCTGAAGCAacatactgttattttaaatggcTGCACTGAAGTGCAAGTGCAATATAAATTGTGGAAAATgtctggttttattattattattattattattattattattattattattattattattattatgatgatgttattattattttattttggtaacTTAGTAATTGGCTAGTAGTACCAGTTGCTTTGTAAAAATGTAGACTGAGGACTGAAACTAACTCAACCCcattaattacatttataaaactcCGTTCAGATTAGAATAACAGAATTACCAGGGCAGCTGTTAAGGTAACTGTATGGAGGCAAGATGACCTACAAAATGTACACAAACTGTATTTTCACTTTGGTGTAACTTTATGGAGTTCTTTACCAGACGACATTAAAGGTACTAATGCATTTAAAGATTTTACTTATAAAGGTatggttaaaacaaaacacacatctgTGATCACGAATTGTAAATATACTATTTGATTGGATTAACATATGTTATTAACTGTGGTATATTAGTAGATTTAGGCAAATGGTTGTATTGTGATTATTAAAATCAGGGGTAATTATTTTGGTACTATacatttttagctgttttcttttTGTCATTATACAGTAACTGTGTATTTGTTTGGAGGAAATAATTGCATTATGTTTGAGGATATAACTTAAAGTTATTTAAACTGTTAATTGCAAATGGCTcccttctgtaaatgttattgtattattttctttttccgtTTTTGTGTTtgcttctgtttatttattttcttccattCTATACACCTGCCCagggactgccaatgaaaatgagctcatAGCTAAATCTGGGTGCAATACATCTTATGACATGTCAGAAATGTTAAAAATTCAGTGTTGATccagtcaaataaataaataaataaaatcaatcactGCACTACAATCCTGATTAAAAACGTACAGTGTTGTAAGCTGCAAATGGTCACAATATGATTATGACTCCATCAGGTTACatatcaaagaaaaaaaaccaatatgaatggatttaaaaaacaatagtACTGTACAGGTATATTTGTTTATACCTGCCTGTGTTGTAAGTCTATGTCTCGACTATGTAgtttttcattgaatttaatTTGGGCGTGGTTTTAGGTTGCTGCTGAAAATGCATATACCTGGGGATGTAAGCAGGTTCAAAATTAAATgaactctatctatctatctatctatctatctatctatctatctatctatctatcatttatttatttatttacttacttatttatttatttatttatttatatgtcgTTTTTCTTCAAACCAAAGCAACCCTACCCATGGCAGAGTCTTCGAGTGATTCCGATACTTACCATAGAAATCGGGGAAGCCGCCCAGGACCGGTTCGAGCCACACATTTTGGCCCCCAAAGAAGAAGCAGAATAAATTCGTCTGGAGACATTTCTGGGAAAATTGAAACTTTGGCAAGCACTTTGCAGGTATGAATATATTCTACAGGAGATAATTACAGATGGGACTGAAGACAGtgaggtctattcaattgatataaACGGTGGCAAATCAAAATACTGccgctgtttaaatcattaaaatctggggactttgagaaaaaaaaaaaaacatctgtagcAGTATGTGTAAGTCTGTtaactgtatttttgtaattactaATTTTTCAATTTAATGACTAATGATGTTGTCATGGGATGGCATTGTAGTAATTAAGTGCTGATTCAGATATTTAGTTGTTCCTtattaaaacagcaatacattcaaataaactaCAATTTGGAAAGTAAACTTGGTTGACATAAATGTCATTACTTCCCCCACCCCAAGGATACAAGTCGAAATCTTAATTATGTTGATCGGATGTTGGGCCAATATAGAGAGCACACAGGGGATCAAGCAGAAGCAATGACAACAGTAAGGACTGATaagctgtatttttgtattactttaaataTTGTAAGTGCTTTAAGGAATCTTTCTATCTAAAACCTAAAACCAAAAGCTTAAAAACACTCATTCACATTGATTACTGTAAAATCAGAATCGACATCTATGTGTAGTCTTGTTTGTTAATTTACAAgacatgtaattacattttggttAGATACTGAAGTTTACATTCTCACAACAGGTAAAGTGCTACAGGCCTTATATACTGCAGTTGATCAAACACTTTCTCTGATGCATAGCATTGGTTGCCTCTTGATGTGCCTACTTTACGTTGGCTGGGGTTCCTATTAAAGTAGCAAAATCTGTGTTTTGATCAATTGAAATACTTTCAATGTCATAATTTTGGtatgtgtttaatttttattttattttattttatagctgAGAGACAATTTAGAAGAGTCTATACACCAGCTAAGACACCAGCGATTACGGAGAAACTCCGGATCAACTTTACATACAAGTGACTTAGATGGCGGATCAGCTTCTGGCAAGTTTGTAAAGGAATAATTGTGGATATGCCTTCATGGTTTGGCCTTTACTTTTGTccatttattttagattttgacCATGTTACAACCCCAGGTGGTTATTGGAAAGGAAAGAAAACAGACAAcgctgtattgaaaaaaaaaaaaagaaaagaaaaagaatttgtttgtctgcctgtctgtctgtcccactctacatggtgaacatggTAACAGCATTGATTTTGCGTCATCACCATAGTTTTATCACAGTCTCCTAGCCTCCATAGATCTTGATTTTATACACATTTGTTAAACATTCACAATACGCATTTATCAGGACACGCTGTATGAGTCTGTATGGATGTGATGTCCTTTTTTCCAAAGCAGCAAAGTGTAAGAAAATTGAACAGCTGTGCATGATTTGAAAAGAGAAACTGTTGATGTGTATTAGAATGAC encodes the following:
- the LOC131697609 gene encoding centrosomal protein of 128 kDa-like; protein product: MAESSSDSDTYHRNRGSRPGPVRATHFGPQRRSRINSSGDISGKIETLASTLQDTSRNLNYVDRMLGQYREHTGDQAEAMTTLRDNLEESIHQLRHQRLRRNSGSTLHTSDLDGGSASGKFVKE